The following are encoded together in the Tripterygium wilfordii isolate XIE 37 chromosome 18, ASM1340144v1, whole genome shotgun sequence genome:
- the LOC119983381 gene encoding dehydration-responsive element-binding protein 2C-like: MTITETPKSTTPTATTITTVTITPPVKPVVRRFVGVRQRPSGRWVAEIKDSSQRVRLWLGTYDTPEEAARAYDEAARALRGENARTNFALPPASPNVSSGSPLSEPDVKQYGLSFSSLKAKMSKNLQSIMARSKDNKSTKSRVSDHFTFASIFHFKSKNSSMDMKNIEKVVLPSIVVPPVVDETTCNWESSSVVSTDSSDCLGFLQPGFDSDGSDMDQMMGWMSSPDVMSGCEGGDPGSRSKRFKVSSSILVHPTFSVPPNNYDGGHQN; this comes from the coding sequence ATGACAATAACCGAAACACCAAAATCCACCACCCCAACAGCCACCACCATCACAACCGTGACCATCACGCCACCTGTTAAACCGGTGGTTCGAAGATTCGTTGGAGTCAGACAACGGCCATCGGGAAGATGGGTGGCTGAAATTAAGGATTCATCTCAACGTGTTAGGTTATGGCTAGGGACTTATGATACACCAGAAGAGGCAGCTCGAGCCTATGATGAAGCGGCTCGAGCCCTACGCGGAGAAAACGCACGAACCAACTTTGCGCTTCCTCCGGCTAGCCCTAACGTCAGTTCCGGTTCACCCCTAAGCGAACCAGATGTGAAGCAATATGGGCTTAGCTTTTCTTCATTGAAGGCAAAGATGAGCAAGAATTTACAAAGCATCATGGCAAGATCAAAAGACAATAAGTCAACGAAAAGTAGAGTGAGTGATCACTTCACTTTTGCTAGTATTTTCCACTTCAAGAGCAAGAATTCTTCAATGGACATGAAGAACATTGAGAAAGTTGTGTTGCCAAGTATTGTTGTGCCTCCTGTGGTTGATGAGACCACTTGTAATTGGGAGAGCTCAAGTGTGGTGTCAACTGATAGTAGTGACTGTCTAGGGTTCTTGCAGCCGGGGTTCGATTCGGACGGGTCGGATATGGATCAAATGATGGGTTGGATGAGCAGCCCGGATGTTATGAGTGGTTGTGAAGGTGGTGATCCGGGTTCAAGGAGCAAGAGGTTTAAGGTGTCTTCTTCTATTTTGGTGCATCCAACGTTTAGTGTGCCTCCTAATAATTATGATGGTGGTCATCAAAACTAA